A window from Streptomyces sp. NBC_00299 encodes these proteins:
- a CDS encoding M14 family zinc carboxypeptidase gives MSLLPELRYPTLTELVRSARALAAHRPGLCTLRQVGASRAGRPLHLLSIGHARSAVLVVAGAHSNEPTGGPTLLAVAERVLLERELRRDVSWHFLLCADPDGASLHVTPAPRSLLDYHRGFFRPAAEEQPEWAPATLPADRLPPETRALTRVIDELRPYLQVTLHGTDLGGSWVQLTKDVPGLAEPFAKSAAQLHIPVETGASDAAGWPASGPGVHVMPAPGAGAAYPSMPDDARSSTWYHVHRYGGLTAVVEVPMWASDLVDDPAPHPDPAGAMRRLAARLLRDTLEVERVLAEALPRLDGFDGPLLRASKWALELVPGLAADWMRTPPADNTMAYVGSVDAFGRRLPLRAAAMLLRVLRETDDRGAQRLEHLVATWSNAFAERFRARWVPLEHQVEHQSRTVVAAALHARDRPM, from the coding sequence GTGAGTCTCCTGCCGGAGCTGCGCTACCCCACGCTGACCGAGCTGGTCCGGTCCGCCCGCGCACTGGCCGCACACCGACCGGGCCTGTGCACACTGAGACAGGTGGGTGCCTCCCGAGCGGGCAGACCCCTGCACCTGCTGTCCATCGGTCACGCCCGGTCCGCGGTCCTGGTGGTCGCCGGAGCGCACTCCAACGAACCGACCGGCGGCCCCACGCTCCTCGCGGTCGCCGAACGCGTCCTGCTCGAGCGGGAGTTGCGGCGGGACGTCTCCTGGCACTTCCTGCTGTGCGCGGATCCAGACGGGGCGAGCCTGCACGTCACCCCGGCACCCCGCAGCCTGCTCGACTACCACCGCGGCTTCTTCCGGCCCGCGGCCGAGGAACAGCCGGAGTGGGCACCGGCCACGCTGCCGGCCGACCGGCTGCCGCCCGAGACGCGCGCGCTGACCCGGGTCATCGACGAACTGCGCCCCTACCTCCAGGTGACCCTGCACGGCACCGATCTGGGCGGCAGCTGGGTGCAGTTGACGAAGGACGTCCCCGGCCTCGCCGAGCCGTTCGCGAAGTCCGCGGCCCAGCTGCACATCCCGGTGGAGACGGGCGCCTCGGACGCGGCGGGCTGGCCCGCGTCCGGCCCCGGGGTGCACGTGATGCCGGCCCCGGGCGCGGGCGCGGCGTATCCGAGCATGCCGGACGACGCGCGCAGCAGCACCTGGTACCACGTGCACCGCTACGGCGGCCTGACCGCGGTCGTCGAGGTGCCGATGTGGGCGAGCGACCTGGTGGACGACCCGGCACCGCATCCGGACCCGGCCGGGGCGATGCGGCGGCTGGCGGCCCGGCTGCTGCGGGACACGCTGGAGGTGGAGCGGGTGCTGGCCGAGGCGCTCCCCCGCCTGGACGGCTTCGACGGGCCCCTGCTGCGTGCCTCCAAGTGGGCGCTGGAGCTCGTGCCGGGGCTGGCCGCCGACTGGATGCGCACACCGCCCGCCGACAACACCATGGCGTACGTCGGGAGCGTGGACGCCTTCGGGCGCCGGCTGCCGCTGCGGGCGGCGGCCATGCTGCTGCGTGTCCTGCGGGAGACCGACGACCGCGGGGCGCAGCGCCTCGAACACCTCGTGGCGACCTGGAGCAACGCGTTCGCCGAGCGCTTCCGCGCCCGCTGGGTGCCCCTGGAGCACCAGGTCGAGCACCAGTCCCGCACGGTCGTCGCGGCGGCGCTGCACGCGCGCGACCGGCCGATGTGA